The genomic DNA TTATGTTGATAGAACCTTTCACAAACTGACAATGAAAAGCTAAGTTTTCAGTTACTTGTTTAcaagtataaataataaaaatcaaattctgATGTAATCAAGTCACTTCTAGAGACATTGTTTTATATCTAGTTAATTTTTAGTCCACTGAATAGAAAACATGATTTGAGATCATTTAGGATATATTTCTTAGATTATTGTATATTTCTAGAAGAAAAAAGATATTTCATATGAGATGGCAAAACAAAATTATAGCTTATCTACATAGAGACAAAATTAAATATCCAAATATGTTTGTTTTAAGTGATTTATAATAATATTTGCTTCCTTATGGTAATACTTTCTCCCTAAAATGTAATGTTTATATAGTTGAAAACACTAactttgtgtgtatgtctgtgggtgtatgtgatttttcaaggtagactctcactctagcccaggctgaactggaattcattatgtagtctcagggtgaccttaatcTCACAgaggacctcctacctctgcctcttgagtgctgggattaaaggtgtgcaccaccacacccggctgaaactactaattttgaaagaaaatgctAGAATGCTGTTCAGAATCCATGAAATAATCATGAGATGCAAGCTCTGGCCCCATGTGTCACCTGAGAGTGTCCTCTGAGCACTTTCCTAGCTCAGTCCCACATGGCTGGCCATGGGGGCCCATCTGTAGCTATGGAGTAAGAAAAGGCTCCGGTGTGTGGTTGGAGATGAAATTCATGACCATGGCATTATCTCATTCCCTCTGACTCCTGGCTGACCCTCTTCAGCACTGTGTTCCCAGTGTCCACGGGCCCGCCTCCTCGTGTACTCAATATTTCTTGGATACATTAATCGATGGGTGGATGATGAAAATGAATGGCTGCTGTGCTAATCAGCCAAACTGCCTCCAGCATTCAAGAAAGCTGGAGCACTCCCATTGCGGGGTTCATGGTCTGTTCCTGCCATTTTGAATTCAAGGTATTTATTCTCATTTCATGACAGGACAGCTGAATGGCAATAACTGACAATTTGTTTACTTATCAGTTAGGGCTTTATCTCACTGGGAAGCAATTGTTTTCATTCACATGtagtctttttaagttttttaccttttttttaatgtggaagcCAAGTTTGGTAATGCatatcttgtatttatttatttatttatttatttatttatgtttagagACAacgagagatagagagtgaatgagaatgggcacgccagggccatcaggctcATGTGgaaactggagaactgaacctgggtccttaggctttgaaggcatgcgccttaaccactaagccatctctccagcccatttttacctttttaaaaaatatgttttatttatttttttatttgagagagagagagagaatgggcttgccagccactgcaggcgaactccagatgcattcagccccttgtgcatctagcttatgtgggtcctggagagtagaaccaggatcctctgaatttacaggcaaatgccttaacccctaagacatctctccagcccctaagtttttatcttatttgatttggtttttttttttttgagagaaagagatagaaagagggagagagaaacagagagagagagaaagcatgggcatgccaaggccttcagccactatagacaaactccagatgcatgcttccccttgcacatctggcttaggtgggtcttggggaatctaacctgggacttttggcttcacaggcaaatgccttaactgctaagccatctctctagctcttaacatttattgatttttaatatttttcatttttatttgatttgatttatttaagagagtcatGGAGATAGAGAGAGTCATTCATACTTACCTAAACCAACTGATAAGAAAAgactggtttcatttttttttcacctgaTACTTAATATAGCAGTttacatataaaaaataagaaatgcttATTGAACTCATGGTTGATACCTTTTCTAACATATTCTCATTTTTATGTTGTTTCTACTACATTAATGCAATAGATTTTTGGAgtagaaagaaaatatcaagGACATTCCTACCTATTGATAACTTTAGCATTTTTTTCTAAACCACACTGGAGAGCGGGCTTTATTTGTTTGGCGTGTGTTAGGTGGGGGTGTTGTTGCTGTTggagatttttcttttcagtgctgaggatccAGCACAGGACCCCACACATGCTAGTTGTGTGTTCTACCATTAAGCTACAGCCTTACTCACAGCGCtggcttgaaaaaaattaaaaaagaaaagtctccaAAACTTTACGGTTTCTAACACTAAATAACACTTTAACAAAAAATTTCTAGTCATGTTTTATAGAATATTATACATTCCAAATTCATATTAGTAATATCAACATTGTAAAGTTAAGTCTCCTGACAATCTCAATCTAAGGAACATtgaatttttcatatatatgtatatatatatgtgtatgtatatgtatatgtatatgtatgtgtgtatatatatatatatatatatatatatatatgtcttatttatttatttgagagagagagaaagaaacagagagagagaatgggcacaccagggccttcagccactgcaaacgaactccagatgcatgtgtccccttgtgtggcttacgtgggtcctggagagtcagatggggatcctttggctttgcaggcaaacgccttaaccactaagccatctctccagccccctgaatttttttcttttttttttaacatttttaatttttatttttttcaaatttttattcacaacttccatgattataaaaagtatcccatggtaatacccccccccaatttcccctttgaaactccattctccatcatatcccctccccatctcaatcagcctctcttttattttgatgtcatgatattttcctcctctgaatgatggtcttgtgtaggtagtgtccggcactgtgaggtcatggatatccaggctgaaatttttgttttgttttgtttttcgaggtagggtctcactctagcccaggctttaaccactaagccatctctccattagggctggacctaaggacccaggttcgattccccaatgcccatgtaagccagatgcataaggtgacacatgcgtctggagttcctttgtagtagttagaggccctagcacacccattctctctatctgccactttctctgttgctctcaaataaataaataaaaataaaaataaatatttatttgagagagagaaaaaaagggagggataggatggacatgtcaggacctattgtcactacaaactaactcctgACATATGAGCCatttgtgtttctggatatcaggaaattgaacctggctctcaGGTTTGGCATTCAAGAGCCtttaagggctgagccatctccacagcccctgtatttcttttcttaatcaGCCATTTGCCATACACATGGTTTGTGAAGTTTCctttgtcttgtgtgtgtgtgtctgtgtcctgCCTGAAATACTACTGAGGAACTTTCCTGTTTTGGCATCAATCTACATTGTATAATGGGCACTGAGAGATCAGCTTAGGTTGTAATCATAAGGAAAAAATTTATTCACATTTTAATGTTCTATTTATAACTATTTGGCACTTTTATTAATATGAATGCCAGAGCTTGAATGGGTATTTTAAAATGATCTGTAAAGGAGGATGtttgctttttccttcttttctttttgtttttaaactaaatCAACTAATTCTTCATTAGTAGCTCTTCTGGCTCCCACCAAGTGAACCTATATCATTTTGACAAGATGCAGAAGTTTGGCTAATAGTTATTAAAAGCTTTAAAGCCTTAACCTTTAGCAACCTCGTTTTTCACTTGGTATACACACTTAAGTATTTTTATCAAGCTGAAGTTCAACACTGAGAGTTAGAAGAAAAACTGGATCCAGTCCTTTCAGTCTAAAGAGAAGaaatatgataaaaagaaaaagcattaaaTGGAAGAGGCAATGTAAATTGTTTTAGTGTTGATAACTGGTGACATTGTTCAGAGGAGCATTTTATTCAGAAACAGTCACTACAATTACTTCAACTTCAGCATTCAAGATGACAAAATTGTTAATATTATTATAGATTATATAAGAACACCAGATTTGAGAATTTTCAGATCAAAATATTTTAGATGCAGCCCTTATgacaaatttaattatttaattcagCTCAACTTATAGCCATTCACAGCATACCTCAATAGTAGATTCTCAGCAAAGGTCAATGTCTATACCAAATCTCTAGCCACCTGACTGTATGCCAGGCACCTCCACGGGTACTAAAAGGATccaaatataaatatgtttatctTTCTAGGTGAGAAGTTGACATGCATGCAAATAATGCTGCACAAGGTAGAATGTGGTAACTTCTATGCAAATAAGaattatagggggctggagagatggcttagcggttaaacgcttgcggtgaagcttaaggaccctggttcgaggctcgattccccaggacccacgttagccagatgcacaaggggacgcacgcatctggagttcgtttgcagaggctggaggccctagcgcgcccattctctccctccctccacttctctctctctctctctctctctctctctctctctctctctctctctgcctctttctctgtctgttgctgtcaaataaattaaaaataatagggctggagagatggcttaggagttaagcgctcgcctgtgaagcctaaggaccccggttcgaggctcggttccccaggtcccactttagccagatgcacaagggggcgcacgcgtctggagttcgtttgcagaggctggaagccctggtgcgcccattctctctctctctccctctatctgtctttctctctgtctctgtcgctctcaaataaataaataaaatatttaaaaaaaataataataataattaaaaaaagaattatagggacagagggttggaaagatggtttaatggttaaggcacttgcctgagaagcctaaggacccaggttctatttcccagtacccatgtaagccagatgcacaaggtggcacttgcaactggagttcatttgcagtggccagaggacctggcgtccccattccttctctctctctctctctctttctgcatctttctctctcaataatatgtaaaaaaaaaatatttggggctggagaaatggcttagagattgagccatagcctaaggacccaggtttgattccccagtactcacgtaagccacatgtacaaggtggcacgtgtctggagtttgtttgcagtggctagagatctggtgcacccattctcaccctcacaacactctctttctctatctcaaataaacaaataaatattgatagccaggcgtggtggggcacgcctttaatcacagcactcgggaggcagaggtaggaagattgcatgagttcgaggccaccctgagactccatagtgaattccaggtcagcctgggctagagtgagatcctacctcaaaaaaccaaaaataaaataaaataaaaacaaataaatattgaaaaatgttttttaatattttatttttatttatttgacagagaaagagagagagggagagaatggacacgccaggatctccagccactgcaaacgaactccagacgcgtgggcccccttgtgcatctggctaacatgagtcctgggaaatcgaatcagagtcctttggctttgcaggcaaatgccttaactgctaagccatccctccagccctgaaaaaaaacatttttgaaagaattatagggacaaagaaataaataattagtaCAACCCACAATAAGTATTTGTAGTCAACATTATTACTCTTTCTGGCTACCTAGTGTTTCagacttaacatttttaaatttgattttggtttatttttatttatttatttatttatttgagagtgacagacagacggagagagaaagagacagagagattgggagagaatggtatgccagggcctccagccactgcaaacaaactccagatgcatgcgcacccttgtgcatctggctaacgtgggtcctagggaattgagcctcaaaatggggtccttaggcttcacagggaaccgcttaacctttaagccatctctccagccctcagacttaactttttttttggtttttcgaggtagggtctcactctagctcaggctgacctggaattcattctgtcatctcagggtggccttgaactcacagcgatcctcctacctctgcctcccaagtgctgggattaaaggtgtgcaccaccacgcccggccagactTAACTTTTTATAAAATTCCCCCACCTCACAATTCTTACTAAGGCTATTGAACATAAAAATGTAGGCTTTCTTTTTTGACATGAGAGAATTCGTACTGGGTAAAAtcttcatatgtgtatgtgatggtttgattcaggtgtcccccataaacttaggtgttctgaatgctaggttcccagctgatggagatttgggaattaatgcctcctggatggagtgtattgttgggggctggcttatgggtattaaagccagtttccccttgccagtgtttggcacaccctcctgttgctgtggtccaccttctgttggccagggggtgatgtccaccctctgctcatgccatcgttttcccctgccatcgtgaagcttcccctcgagcctgtaagccaaaataaatctctttttcccagaagctgctcttggttgggtgatttctaacagcaatgcgaaccggactacaacagtGTATTACTGCTTTGGGAAGACCCTCGTCCACAACATATAATCAGAGAACAACAAAATGCTTATACTGGAAAAAATGTTCTATACAAGTGTGATGTTTAACAGAACTTTTATTTATGCCTCAGATCGTAATGTGATTATTACTGGAGATAACTCCtacaaatatagaaaatatggcaaagaaaaatgtAGGCTTTCCATCCTCCGTTCCAGCTAAAATATGGGCCCATGACTTACACTCAACTGATCAGACatcacccccacctccacccatCTAACAGCAGAGAATGCCTAAAGTAGTGACTGCAACtgaaaataaagttctttttgtttgtttgtcttttgttttttcaagataagatctcactggaattcactgtgttgtgtcagggtggcctcgaactcacagtgatccttctaactctacctcccaaatgctgggattaaaggtgtgcgccaccacgcctggcccataaTTTATTTCTATAGCTAACAATCAAGACAATGAGACAGCAAATCGGGAGACAGCAAATAACATTGGTGGCCTTTCTTCTGCCATATTTACACTTGCTGACCCTGCCTAGGATGTCAACAGCAATGTATATCAGTAGGTATTAAtgtatacacgcacacacacacacacacacactatatgcatatatatgtgcatgtatatattaaaagctagaaatatgtgtgtgtgtgtgtgtgtgtgtgtgtgtatttaaagttTCTTTCCTCTATAAAATCTGTGTATTGAACtggaatgtaactcagtggtacaaTATTGCCGAGCCTTAGGAGCTCTAGATTCAATTCTCAGTACTGtgcaaaataactaataaatagaTGCACATGAACTTTATTGTTGTTTGGTATATGTGAATGTACCattagtaaatttttaaaaaattttagaaagtttTAAAAGATACTAATACTTTCTACTAATGTTTATTTGATAAAAATTTTGTGGAGTAAATAAATCCCTGTAAATGTTTACCACATTCctaagatacacaaaatggtcaataaacatccattattttgtgattattttatttaaagataatTTGTGCTTCCGGTGAACATATTCAccttaagtttttttaatttttttttttttttacattttattgtttatttatttgagacaaagacagaaagagaaagaggaagggggagagagagagattgagaatgggcatgccagggcctctagccactgcaaatgaactccaggtacatgcaccaccttgtgcatctggctatgtgggtactggggaatcaagcctgggtctttacaggcaaatgctttaacctctaagccatctctccagcacaaaggccacttttcttttttcttttttttcccactacatagtctcagggtggccttggactcacaagaattctcctacctttgcctctcgaatgtggaattacaggtgtatgccactcCACCCACTCTCTCCAGTTTTATTActgcttttattctattttacaaAGTCGCTCCattaagcaggcatggtggcgcatgcctttaatcccagaactcaagacaaaagtaggaggatcagtgagtccagggccaccctgagactacataatgaattccaggtcagccgggcactacagtgagacactaccttgaaaaaccaaaaaaaaaaaagaaaaagaaaaaagaaaaaaaaatccttatatcactttttgttgttgttgttgtttaggtttttttgaggtagggtcctgacCTAGAATTTCGCTCTGtacctccaggctggcctcaaactcacagtgatcctcccctcACACTCACAataattctacctcagcctctagagtgctgggactcaaagcatttaccaccatgcctagcttttatctcacttgtttgtgtttatgtttctagcccaggctgacctggaattcactaaatagtctcagggtggcctcgaactcatggcgatcctcctaccactgcctcccaagttctggaattagagttacgcaccaccatgccaggctttcactttctaaaaaaaattatttttaaatatatttatttatttgagagagagagaaagaggcagagagaaagaaagacagaaggagagaatgggcacgccagggcctccagccactacaaactccaaatgcatgagccctcttgtgcatctggcttatatgggttctggagaatcaaactgggatcctttgacttttcaggcaaacaccttaactgctaagccatctctctggccctgtatTAGGACTTTTGAAGGCATTCTGCCTTCCCTGTTGGACTGAAGGACTTGTCTGTCTTCAAGGACTTGGTTCACATACACCTCAGTATTTtagatctcaaataaaaaaatcaagctgtATTTGGAGatgttgaaaatgttttaaacttAGGTTGTGTACATTAAAGAATGTATTTTTGAGTTAAAATCTGACTTGCAGGAAAGCTAGCGGCTTGGcctaatttaaaacaaattacaaaatcCATTTTCTCAATTGTACAGGTATTTTTTGCCAGTTCTTCCAAGTTAACAGAACTTCCACCAAattcctatttttttgttgttgttgttttcaaggtagggactccttttagctcaggctgacctggaattcactatataatcccaggctggcctcaacgcattgtgatcctcctatctgctccccaagtgctgagattaaaggcatagtGCCTGGCCTACTTTTTATTCTCTCATATTAATTGGAACGAGATTAGAGTGTTTCCTTAAGAAAGTCATCACTtatagcttccttttttttttttttttcaatctctgtgaatgTAGGGGTAGAGGGCCTTTATCCTTACATGGCCCATGTAGCTGCAGATCTGCCTCAAAATGTGAACATAGGGAAAATTAATGATCTGTGCATAACATTCTCCCTACACACTGATGTTAGATGAAAAATACcgatattttaaaaagggggtggggaaggaaaggaggggaagtTGGTTCCATCTTAGCTTCTTCACAGCCTCTCTTTCCACACATTCCACACAGTCTGATACTAAAAAGACTGCGTGTGGTAGTagatttttgtttgcagtgaagtCCTGGGAAAAGACGGAtttgtcctcctcctctctcctactCCTCCTTCTCAAAacatctcaaaatacaaaatttaaaaaaaaaaaaaatacagccgggcgtggtgatggacgcctttaatcccagcactggggaggcacaggtaggaggatcgccctgagttcttcgaggccaccctgagactacatagtgaattccaggtcagcctgggctagagcgagaccctacctcaaaaataacaataacaacaacaaaaaagaaaccctaGAGTTTTCAGATGGTGCATGCTCCTCAAAGCCCTCTTTCTCCAACGAACAGCGCATTCCAGACAGAAACAGTTTGATCAAAGGACACACCACGGGAACCTAAGCCAGAAGGTAAGGAGACGGTGGCACGGAACCAGCTAGACTCGGGGATGCACGGCCCTGAGCCCCGGGCGTGGCGAGGGCAGGCCGGGCTCCAGCCCAGCGCCGCGGCCCAGAAACCGCCAGTCCGGGCCGCGCAACCCACGGCGCCCACCGCGCAGGCGCACACCGGCCGCCCGGCGCCTTTTAAACGTGCCCGGAAGTGACGCGCGCGACGCGGTGACAGGCTGCGGGAGCTCCGAGCGAATCGCCGCGGCCGACGCGGCCGCCTCGGGTCCTGGGCCGCGATGAGCTGCACGATCGAGAAGATCCTGACGGACGCCAAGACGCTGCTGGACCGGCTGCGGGAGCACGATGCGGCCGCCGAGTCGCTGGTGGACCAGTCGGCCGCGCTGCACCGGCGGGTGGCCGCGATGCGGGAGGCGGGGACGGCGCTCCCCGAGCAGGTCAGGCTCCGGCGGGGTCGGCACGCCGGCGGGGCGCGGGCGGGCTCGCTCTCCCCGGGGCTCCGGGCGGCGGCGGGAGCTTCCCGCGGGCTCGGGGCCGAGTCGTGCCCCGGAAGCGCCACCTGCGGTTTTGTTTACCCGGCGCTCTGTCTCCGTGCAGTATCAAGAAGAGGCATCCGACGTGAAGGAAATGTCCAAATATAAACCTCACATTTTGCTGTCTCAAGAGAATACACAGATTAGAGACTTGCAACAGGAAAACAAAGGTCAGTCGGTACCTTTTTGTGTAGCTACGATTTTGTTCATAGCTGGTAACAGTTTGAAAGTTCTTGCAAAAGTGCCGTAACAGTTCACAAAAGTACACATCTTATATTCAggccaatactttttttttttttttctttttcgaggtagggttttgctcgtgcctaggctgacttggaattcactgtgtagtctcagggtggccttgaactcacggtgatcttccctACCTCTGCttagcaagtgctgggattaaaggcgtgcgccaccgcgcccggccaGGCCAATACTTTTTGATGAGAGGGTCACCCAGGAAAAATAATACCCTTCTTAAGATGATCTAAGTAGTGCCCTTAAAAGACCTtagggggctagaaagatagcttagaggttaaggcatttacctggaaaggcaaaggactgaggttcggttactcagtacccacataagccagatgcacaaagtgatgcacgcgtctggagtccatttgcagtggctaaaggccctggtgcacccattctccctctctctgcctctgtcaaatAACACCTGCTTCGTAGAGTCGTATTAGTGGATGGCTTTTGTTAAAGCATGCCAGATGGAGGCTTGTATAACAAAATTTCATACTcttgaaattaatatttaatgttaacTACAATAAACACAGTTAAGGTTGCAGGTTTATGTACCTGTTCAAGGTGGAATGTGTACTAAACCTCAAGGCATACATGCTTGGGGCTGATAATGACAGTAGTGTGATACTTGTCAATCATTATACAGAAGGCTTTAACATCTGCCATCTCACTATATCCTCATTTCTTCAATTTGAGGTTGTCAAACCAAGTATTTACACAGTGTAATTACAAAATAGgcgcagggctggagacatggcttagcagttaagcacttgcctgtgaagcctaaggaccccggtttgaagtcTGGAgtcgagtctggagttcatttgcagtggttggaggccctggcatgcccattctttctttctctctctatgtcactctcaaattaaaaaaaaagactagtattacaaaaaaagaaataggtgccaggcatggtggcgcacaccttgggaggcagaggtaggaggatcaccatgagtttgaggccaccctgagactacatagtgaattacaggacagcctgggctatagcaaaatcctacctcaaaaaaaaaaaaaaaaagaagaagaagaagaagaagaaagaaagaagctcagAAAAATTACAGAACTGATCTCAAATCCTCTGATATATCCCATGTTATTTCTACCAGACTAGGCTGCTTTTGCCTagaaagttactttttttttttttttttaaggagcatgccagggtctcttgcaaacaaataccaaatGCTTGGTCACTTTtttttgtctggttttacatgggtactggagaatggaacccaaggcagcaggctttgtaagcaaccacctttaactactgagccttaTACCCAGaccttatttttctgttttaggtggtggaagttgtttttttttttttttttaataattcacaTATGttgataatgtattttgatcatatcctCCTCCCATTCCCACTAAACATTTACTCTTCTTGGGCTGGCacaatggtttagtggttaaggcacttgcctgcaaagccaaaggacccaggtcccattcttcagtacccatgtaagtcagatgcacaaggtggcacatgcatctggagtttgtttgcagcagctggaggccctggtgcacccgttctctctttttctctcaaataagtaataagttttgaaaaatttaaaaagccaggtgtggtggcgtatgccttaaatcccagcacttgggaggtagaggtaggaggatcgccttgagtttgaggccaccctgagacctcatagtgtgtctaaggtcagcctgggccagagcaagaccctacctcaaaaaactggaaaaaaaaaaatctttaaaaaaaggttaGTTTCATTTAGACTTTATTCATTTTGATGAGCTTAAATACTGATTTACAAATTGGGTTCATACTATTCCTATGGAGTGTCAGATCTGGCTGTTAAGAGGTTGGCTTTAAGATCTCTCACAGACATTCACAAGTCATTTTGCTTCTCTGTTAGAGCTGTGGGTCTCCTTGGAGGAACACCAGGACGCTTTAGAACTCATCATGAGCAAGTACCGGAAACAGATGCTGCAGTTCATGGTGGCTAGAAAAGCGGTAGATGCCGAACCAGTTCTGAAAGCTCACCAGACACACTCTGCAGTAAGAAACGCTATGAGCAAATTATTCCTGGACTGAAGTGAAATCGTGATCCCTCTGTGTTATTTTGCTATGGTTTTGTTAAGATGTGAATAAGAAGGAAATGAATGGCTGCACAGGTCCTTTTGAGGACCTCACCAAGATCTTTTTAAGAGTGTTGATGAGCAcgtaaggctgaggcaggaagttaAGAGTGTTGATGAgcacagaag from Jaculus jaculus isolate mJacJac1 chromosome 19, mJacJac1.mat.Y.cur, whole genome shotgun sequence includes the following:
- the Sike1 gene encoding suppressor of IKBKE 1 isoform X1; its protein translation is MSCTIEKILTDAKTLLDRLREHDAAAESLVDQSAALHRRVAAMREAGTALPEQYQEEASDVKEMSKYKPHILLSQENTQIRDLQQENKELWVSLEEHQDALELIMSKYRKQMLQFMVARKAVDAEPVLKAHQTHSAEIESQIDRICEMGEVMRKAVQVDDNQFCKIQEKLAQLELENKELRELLSISSESLQVQKENSVDSASQPIK
- the Sike1 gene encoding suppressor of IKBKE 1 isoform X2, whose translation is MSCTIEKILTDAKTLLDRLREHDAAAESLVDQSAALHRRVAAMREAGTALPEQYQEEASDVKEMSKYKPHILLSQENTQIRDLQQENKELWVSLEEHQDALELIMSKYRKQMLQFMVARKAVDAEPVLKAHQTHSALENKELRELLSISSESLQVQKENSVDSASQPIK